From one Streptomyces sp. SCSIO 30461 genomic stretch:
- a CDS encoding magnesium and cobalt transport protein CorA, translating to MSMIRDLRQAVRPALRKTSSAYSTYDTTRDPSASSAVVDCAVYRDGERVKDGSCLTPQQAMLRVREDGGFAWIGLHEPTEEEFAGIAAVFGLHPLAVEDAVHAHQRPKLERYDDTLFTVFKTIHYVEHAELTANSEVVETGEVMCFTGPDFVITVRHGGQGSLRNLRHRLQDDPELLAKGPSAVLHAIADHVVDGYIAVADAVQVDIDEIESDVFSAPAKGSTRGTDTGRIYQLKREVLEFKRAVTPLLRPMQLLSERPMRLVDPDIQKYFRDVADHLARVQEQVIGFDELLNSILQANLAQATVAQNEDMRKITSWAAIVAVPTAVCGVYGMNFDHMPELHWRYGYPMVLVGIVGVCLTIHRTLKRNGWL from the coding sequence ATGTCGATGATCCGCGACCTGCGTCAAGCGGTCCGCCCCGCGCTGCGCAAGACCAGCAGCGCCTACAGCACTTACGACACCACCCGCGACCCATCCGCCTCCAGCGCCGTCGTGGACTGCGCCGTCTACCGTGACGGCGAGCGGGTGAAGGACGGCAGCTGCCTCACCCCGCAGCAGGCCATGCTGCGGGTACGCGAGGACGGCGGCTTCGCCTGGATCGGGCTGCACGAGCCGACGGAGGAGGAGTTCGCGGGAATCGCCGCGGTGTTCGGTCTCCACCCGCTGGCCGTCGAGGACGCCGTGCACGCCCATCAGCGCCCCAAGCTGGAGCGGTACGACGACACCCTCTTCACCGTGTTCAAGACCATCCACTACGTGGAGCACGCCGAGCTGACCGCCAACAGCGAGGTCGTGGAGACCGGCGAGGTGATGTGCTTCACCGGGCCCGACTTCGTCATCACCGTGCGGCACGGCGGGCAGGGTTCGCTGCGCAATCTGCGGCACCGGCTCCAGGACGACCCCGAGCTGCTCGCCAAGGGCCCGTCGGCGGTGCTGCACGCCATCGCCGACCACGTCGTGGACGGGTACATCGCGGTGGCGGACGCGGTCCAGGTCGACATCGACGAGATCGAGAGCGATGTCTTCTCGGCACCCGCCAAGGGGAGCACCCGGGGCACCGACACCGGGCGCATCTACCAGCTCAAGCGCGAGGTGCTGGAGTTCAAGCGCGCGGTGACCCCGCTGCTGCGCCCCATGCAGCTGCTGAGCGAGCGGCCGATGCGGCTGGTGGACCCCGACATCCAGAAGTACTTCCGCGATGTGGCCGACCACCTGGCCCGGGTTCAGGAGCAGGTCATCGGGTTCGACGAGCTGCTGAACTCGATCCTCCAGGCGAATCTGGCACAGGCGACGGTCGCGCAGAACGAGGACATGCGCAAGATCACGTCCTGGGCGGCGATCGTCGCCGTCCCGACGGCCGTGTGCGGTGTCTACGGGATGAACTTCGACCACATGCCGGAGCTGCACTGGCGCTACGGCTACCCGATGGTGCTCGTCGGCATCGTCGGAGTCTGTCTCACCATTCACCGCACCCTGAAGCGCAACGGCTGGCTCTAA
- a CDS encoding suppressor of fused domain protein encodes MGEILALVEARLLTAFGEPDARAAVTFLGTDRIEVLRFIDGGGGGVVRYATLGMSAQPMNDPKDLLADPVKGPRAELLLSVRGGLADTDKVLRPLAVLASSPQVEGVIMAPGNSLDVGEPLWPNASFSSVLVAEPGGLVDDLELPEPMEPVRFLPLLPMTPNEAAWKRVHGAAALQERWLKHGTDLRDPLRGPVSLT; translated from the coding sequence ATGGGAGAAATTCTTGCTCTGGTCGAGGCCCGTCTGCTCACCGCGTTCGGAGAGCCGGACGCGCGTGCCGCGGTGACGTTCCTCGGCACGGACCGGATCGAGGTGCTCCGCTTCATCGACGGGGGCGGCGGAGGCGTCGTCCGGTACGCCACGCTGGGCATGTCGGCGCAACCCATGAACGACCCCAAGGACCTCCTCGCCGACCCGGTGAAGGGACCGCGCGCCGAGCTGCTGCTGTCGGTGCGGGGTGGGCTCGCCGACACCGACAAGGTGCTGCGGCCGCTTGCCGTGCTGGCCTCGTCGCCGCAGGTGGAAGGGGTGATCATGGCTCCGGGGAATTCCCTGGACGTCGGTGAGCCGCTCTGGCCGAACGCCTCGTTCAGTTCCGTGCTGGTCGCCGAGCCCGGAGGTCTGGTCGATGACCTGGAGCTGCCGGAGCCGATGGAGCCGGTGCGCTTCCTGCCGCTGCTGCCGATGACGCCGAACGAGGCGGCCTGGAAGCGGGTGCACGGGGCGGCCGCACTCCAGGAGCGGTGGCTGAAGCACGGCACGGATCTGCGGGACCCGCTGCGCGGACCGGTTTCGCTGACATGA
- a CDS encoding DUF6758 family protein has protein sequence MRGEPSCPKCGGRVRAPGLFADTWQCDVHGAVQPLQPVIPPSVEALTVVVARAKVPVWMPWPLPVGWLFTGVAYAGDDRSGGRAAAVACSGPGPLGGVGELLLVAEELGVGLGARFAGIDGPDPGPRMTVDKPPQAKVLAAGRPTPLWQVDGVPEDRAVFAGEALGLWLWAVVWPESTGLLMYDELILTDLRDAGSEVDLLPCGALSPRLLL, from the coding sequence ATGAGGGGCGAACCCAGTTGCCCGAAGTGCGGTGGCCGGGTCAGGGCGCCCGGTCTCTTCGCCGATACGTGGCAGTGCGACGTGCATGGTGCCGTGCAGCCGCTGCAACCGGTGATCCCGCCCAGTGTCGAAGCCCTCACCGTCGTCGTGGCCCGGGCCAAGGTGCCGGTGTGGATGCCCTGGCCACTGCCGGTCGGCTGGCTCTTCACCGGCGTCGCCTACGCGGGTGACGACCGCAGCGGAGGCCGCGCCGCCGCTGTCGCCTGCTCCGGTCCGGGACCGCTGGGTGGTGTGGGCGAGCTGCTGCTGGTCGCGGAGGAGCTCGGCGTCGGTCTCGGTGCCCGGTTCGCGGGGATCGACGGACCTGACCCGGGCCCCCGTATGACCGTCGACAAGCCACCCCAGGCCAAGGTGCTCGCCGCGGGCCGGCCGACCCCGCTCTGGCAGGTCGACGGTGTGCCCGAGGACCGCGCGGTCTTCGCGGGCGAGGCACTGGGGCTGTGGCTGTGGGCCGTCGTCTGGCCCGAGTCGACCGGGCTGCTGATGTACGACGAGTTGATACTCACCGATCTGCGGGACGCGGGCTCGGAGGTGGACCTGCTGCCGTGCGGGGCGCTGTCCCCGCGGCTCCTGCTGTAG
- a CDS encoding PHP domain-containing protein → MRIDLHTHSTASDGTDTPAELVRNAVAAGLDVVALTDHDTVAGHAEAIAALAGQSAPLTFVPGAELSCRTDGVGLHLLAYLFDPDEPELARERELVRDDRVPRAKAMVAKLQELGVPVTWEQVARIAGHSDEAAGRKSVGRPHIASALVELGVVPDVSAAFTPDWLANDGRAYVEKHELDPFDAVRLVKAAGGVTVFAHPLAVTRGEVVPEGTIARLAEAGLDGIEVDHMDHDEPSRARLRSLATELGLLTTGSSDYHGSRKTCRLGDYTTDPEIYGEITRRATGAFPVPGTGGTPAR, encoded by the coding sequence GTGCGTATCGATCTGCACACCCACTCCACGGCCTCGGACGGTACGGACACCCCGGCCGAGCTCGTCCGGAACGCCGTCGCCGCCGGACTCGACGTCGTCGCGCTGACCGATCACGACACTGTCGCCGGGCACGCCGAGGCCATCGCCGCGCTCGCCGGGCAGAGCGCACCGCTCACCTTCGTCCCCGGAGCGGAGCTCTCCTGCCGGACCGACGGGGTGGGCCTGCACCTGCTGGCCTATCTCTTCGACCCCGATGAGCCCGAGCTCGCGCGCGAGCGTGAGCTGGTCAGGGACGACCGGGTGCCGCGGGCCAAGGCCATGGTCGCCAAGCTCCAGGAGCTGGGTGTGCCGGTCACCTGGGAGCAGGTGGCCCGTATCGCCGGGCACAGCGACGAGGCGGCAGGCAGGAAGTCCGTCGGCCGCCCCCATATCGCCTCCGCGCTCGTCGAACTGGGCGTCGTCCCGGACGTCTCCGCGGCCTTCACGCCCGACTGGCTGGCGAACGACGGGCGGGCCTACGTCGAGAAGCACGAGCTCGACCCCTTCGACGCCGTCCGCCTGGTCAAGGCCGCCGGGGGCGTGACGGTCTTCGCCCACCCACTGGCCGTCACCCGCGGTGAAGTGGTGCCCGAAGGCACCATTGCCCGGCTGGCGGAGGCGGGACTCGACGGCATAGAGGTCGACCACATGGACCACGACGAGCCGTCCCGTGCCCGGCTGCGCTCACTTGCCACCGAGCTCGGACTGCTCACCACCGGGTCCAGCGACTACCACGGCAGCCGCAAGACCTGTCGGCTCGGGGACTACACGACCGACCCGGAGATCTACGGCGAGATCACTCGCCGCGCCACCGGCGCCTTCCCTGTCCCGGGCACGGGCGGAACGCCCGCCCGCTGA
- a CDS encoding MarC family protein: protein MFDLAVFGSLFLTLFVIMDPPGITPIFLALTSGRATKVQRRMAWQAVVVAFGVITVFGILGQQILGYLHVSVPALMIAGGLLLLLIALDLLTGKTDEPKQTKDVNVALVPLGMPLLAGPGAIVSVILAVQNASGTGEQVAVWAAIVAMHVVLWVTLRYSLLIIRLIKDGGVVLVTRLAGMMLSAIAVQQIINGITQVIQGS from the coding sequence GTGTTCGACCTCGCCGTCTTCGGCTCGCTCTTCCTCACCCTCTTCGTGATCATGGATCCCCCCGGGATCACCCCGATCTTCCTCGCCCTCACCTCAGGCCGCGCCACCAAGGTGCAGCGCCGGATGGCCTGGCAGGCCGTGGTGGTGGCGTTCGGCGTGATCACCGTGTTCGGCATCCTGGGCCAGCAGATCCTCGGATACCTCCATGTCTCCGTGCCCGCCCTGATGATCGCGGGTGGCCTGCTCCTGCTGCTGATCGCGCTGGACCTGCTCACCGGCAAGACCGACGAGCCCAAGCAGACCAAGGACGTCAACGTCGCGCTCGTGCCCCTCGGGATGCCGCTGCTGGCCGGTCCTGGCGCCATCGTCTCGGTGATCCTCGCGGTGCAGAACGCCTCCGGGACCGGGGAGCAGGTGGCCGTCTGGGCGGCGATCGTCGCGATGCATGTCGTGCTGTGGGTGACGCTGCGCTACTCGCTGCTCATCATTCGGCTCATCAAGGACGGCGGGGTCGTCCTGGTGACGCGGCTCGCCGGAATGATGCTCTCGGCGATCGCCGTGCAGCAGATCATCAACGGCATCACTCAGGTGATCCAGGGCTCTTAG